In a single window of the Gossypium hirsutum isolate 1008001.06 chromosome A13, Gossypium_hirsutum_v2.1, whole genome shotgun sequence genome:
- the LOC121212520 gene encoding uncharacterized protein, which produces MLAYCFPLIIQLSNYKSRIIHNIGLLVGNLKYRRTYSSQNLFEPVSGRLITSSQFVNHPSQRSFSQSSCYQKFAHAETHSILRSSSLQHRFKNWQELRKHKLTASTFAGAIGFWPLRRTQLWLEKLGAIEHFSGNLATCWSNIKEEEALERYKLITGNTIEFPEFQVYGKMNPEDSWLAASPDGLVNRFVYGLPPGGVLEIKCPFFGGDMSQAFPWKRIPLYCIPQAQGLMEIMDREWMDFYVWTPNGSSLFRIYRDVKYWNVLKSALSDFWWKHVQPAKEICSKNVITDPLIELKSLRPDSRHESCGDIVRQSKLIADNSNLLICEINGQLIT; this is translated from the coding sequence ATGCTTGCATATTGCTTTCCTTTAATCATTCAGCTATCAAATTACAAAAGCAGGATTATCCATAACATTGGTTTGCTTGTGGGTAATTTGAAGTATAGGAGAACATATTCCAGCCAGAATCTATTTGAGCCAGTTAGTGGAAGGCTCATCACTAGTAGTCAATTTGTTAATCACCCTTCTCAAAGAAGTTTTAGTCAATCTAGTTGTTATCAGAAATTCGCACATGCTGAAACTCATTCTATCCTTCGGTCCAGTAGTCTTCAGCATCGGTTCAAAAATTGGCAAGAACTGAGAAAGCATAAATTGACAGCTAGCACATTTGCTGGGGCTATAGGCTTTTGGCCTTTGCGAAGGACCCAGCTCTGGCTAGAGAAACTTGGGGCGATTGAGCATTTTTCTGGTAACTTAGCTACATGTTGGAGCAATATCAAAGAAGAGGAAGCACTTGAAAGATATAAACTGATTACTGGGAATACAATTGAGTTTCCTGAATTTCAGGTTTATGGTAAGATGAATCCTGAAGACAGTTGGTTAGCAGCTTCACCTGATGGCTTGGTGAACAGGTTTGTTTATGGGTTGCCTCCTGGGGGAGTATTGGAGATAAAATGTCCATTTTTTGGTGGGGATATGAGCCAGGCTTTCCCTTGGAAGCGCATCCCCCTCTATTGCATTCCACAAGCTCAGGGTTTAATGGAAATCATGGACCGGGAATGGATGGATTTCTATGTTTGGACTCCTAACGGAAGCAGTCTATTTAGGATTTACCGAGATGTAAAATACTGGAATGTTCTGAAATCGGCACTCTCTGACTTTTGGTGGAAGCATGTTCAACCAGCTAAAGAAATATGCAGTAAAAATGTGATAACAGATCCCCTCATAGAATTAAAATCACTAAGGCCAGACTCGAGGCATGAATCATGTGGCGATATAGTTCGTCAAAGCAAACTTATAGCTGATAACTCCAATTTATTgatttgtgaaataaatggacAACTGATAACCTGA
- the LOC107919987 gene encoding mastermind-like protein 2: MEEDKSVSPQQRLQQQFLLDQQKQQQQQQQQQQQQMLLLQQLQKQAQHHQQQQQAISRFPSNIDAHLRTTPGVLPNRAINIHPNPNSTPNPNPNPNSTPNSQQQQQPSQSQQQQQQQQRQQQQQQKQMRPLNQAELQMAYQDALRVCHPDFKRPFSSLEDACERLLPYHVVADYEAEEDDRILDSDTTGQMPSRSQQWDHNIAAKVAEFTATFEKQALAFNIISRKRAAGEFRSEERLMVEQALLQEEKRAMLELRAEIESREKAGREAHEAKLRMAAMVQAEQARAESQAHAEIMARGPIRANALGSHGHDIGEQSQGLNPDEMMNGWGNNAPRDEKEPSEDFLNDEETENGDTSVQNEWREVGEFDLNSR, from the exons ATGGAGGAAGACAAGTCAGTGAGTCCTCAGCAGCGGCTGCAGCAGCAATTTCTCTTAGACCAACAGAAACAACAACAACAGCAACAGCAACAGCAACAGCAACAAATGCTTCTCTTACAACAACTTCAGAAACAAGCCCAACATCACCAGCAACAGCAGCAGGCAATTTCTCGCTTCCCTTCCAACATTGATGCCCATTTACGTACTACTCCTGGTGTTCTTCCCAATCGTGCTATTAACATCCACCCAAACCCTAATTCAACCCCCaatcctaaccctaaccctaattccACTCCTAATTCACAACAACAGCAACAGCCCTCACAATCACAGCAACAGCAACAGCAACAGCAGCgacaacaacagcagcagcagaAGCAGATGCGGCCGTTGAATCAAGCTGAACTTCAGATGGCTTATCAGGATGCCTTGCGTGTTTGTCACCCTGATTTTAAACGACCTTTTTCTTCCCTTGAAGATGCCTGTGAAAG GTTACTACCTTACCATGTTGTAGCAGACTATGAAGCAGAGGAGGATGACAGAATTCTTGATTCTGACACAACGGGCCAGATGCCATCTCGGTCCCAGCAGTGGGATCACAACATTGCTGCCAAAGTCGCCGAGTTCACAGCGACGTTCGAGAAACAGGCACTTGCCTTCAACATAATATCTCGCAAGCGAGCTGCAGGGGAATTTCGATCTGAGGAAAGGTTGATGGTTGAGCAGGCTCTTCTCCAGGAAGAGAAGAGAGCCATGCTTGAGTTGAGAGCAGAAATAGAATCAAGGGAGAAGGCTGGTCGGGAGGCTCATGAGGCTAAGTTGCGAATGGCGGCAATGGTTCAGGCAGAGCAAGCTCGAGCTGAATCGCAAGCTCATGCTGAAATAATGGCCCGAGGACCTATAAGAGCAAATGCGCTTGGATCTCATGGTCATGACATTGGAGAACAGTCACAGGGTTTAAACCCTGATGAGATGATGAACGGATGGGGGAACAATGCACCGCGGGATGAAAAGGAGCCTTCGGAAGATTTCTTGAATGACGAAGAGACTGAAAACGGAGATACAAGTGTGCAGAACGAATGGCGTGAAGTTGGGGAGTTTGATTTGAACAGTAGATAG
- the LOC121212522 gene encoding golgin subfamily A member 4 isoform X2, whose amino-acid sequence MRNSRVSRGQKSKNFQGEGPNWILIAGGALLSTLSVRLGYKLKQALDTKQQDSATASLKENGTSDRRRSSGCRLHSNMYAFTEEDDGCFNCMSGAENIEKHPPNGQILPESEVALPLVTVPTSDFSKDNGVMWASSPDRLELPPRPFHHSNCSDSPCVSESGSDIFSKREVIHKLRQHLKRRDDMILEMQDQIMELQNSLNAQVAHSTHLQSQLDAANRDLFDSEREIQRLRKAIADHCVGYGGTNKMTSIDTVWPSDIRNGHANGYLDVESNSDSPEKGRGDGERIEMLKREVGELKEVIEGKEYLLQSYKEQKLELSMKIKELQQRLDSQLPNIL is encoded by the exons ATGAG AAACAGTAGGGTATCTAGGGGTCAGAAGTCAAAAAATTTTCAGGGTGAGGGGCCAAATTGGATTCTCATCGCTGGTGGTGCTTTGCTAAGTACTTTATCAGTTAGACTTGGTTACAAGCTGAAGCAGGCACTTGACACAAAGCAGCAGGACAGTGCTACTGCCAGCTTGAAAG AGAATGGAACTTCTGATAGAAGGAGATCGTCAGGTTGCCGATTGCATTCAAACATGTACGCATTTACTGAAGAAGATGATGGTTGTTTCAACTGCATGTCAG GAGCTGAAAACATAGAGAAGCACCCACCCAATGGACAGATACTGCCAGAATCTGAGGTTGCTCTCCCTCTGGTGACAGTTCCCACCTCTGATTTCAGCAAGGATAATGGTGTTATGTGGGCATCATCTCCAGATCGCCTTGAGTTGCCTCCTAGGCCATTTCACCATTCTAACTGCTCTGACTCACCATGTGTCTCAGAATCTGGCTCTGACATATTTAGCAAGCGGGAAGTGATACACAAACTAAGGCAACACTTAAAAAGAAGAGATGATATGATTCTGGAGATGCAGGATCAGATTATGGAACTGCAGAATTCGCTGAATGCTCAGGTGGCACACTCAACTCACCTACAATCACAACTGGATGCTGCAAATAGAGACTTGTTCGACTCTGAGAGAGAAATCCAAAGGCTGAGGAAGGCAATTGCAGATCACTGTGTAGGATATGGTGGCACAAATAAGATGACATCAATCGATACAGTTTGGCCATCAGACATAAGAAATGGCCATGCTAATGGGTATCTTGATGTGGAGAGCAACTCAGACTCCCCTGAGAAGGGAAGGGGAGATGGGGAGAGAATTGAGATGCTGAAGAGAGAAGTAGGAGAACTAAAAGAGGTGATAGAAGGGAAAGAGTATTTGCTGCAGAGCTACAAGGAGCAGAAGCTGGAGCTTTCCATGAAGATCAAGGAGTTGCAACAGAGATTGGATTCCCAGCTCCCCAACATTTTGTAG
- the LOC121212522 gene encoding golgin subfamily A member 4 isoform X3, with the protein MSRVSRGQKSKNFQGEGPNWILIAGGALLSTLSVRLGYKLKQALDTKQQDSATASLKENGTSDRRRSSGCRLHSNMYAFTEEDDGCFNCMSGAENIEKHPPNGQILPESEVALPLVTVPTSDFSKDNGVMWASSPDRLELPPRPFHHSNCSDSPCVSESGSDIFSKREVIHKLRQHLKRRDDMILEMQDQIMELQNSLNAQVAHSTHLQSQLDAANRDLFDSEREIQRLRKAIADHCVGYGGTNKMTSIDTVWPSDIRNGHANGYLDVESNSDSPEKGRGDGERIEMLKREVGELKEVIEGKEYLLQSYKEQKLELSMKIKELQQRLDSQLPNIL; encoded by the exons ATGAG TAGGGTATCTAGGGGTCAGAAGTCAAAAAATTTTCAGGGTGAGGGGCCAAATTGGATTCTCATCGCTGGTGGTGCTTTGCTAAGTACTTTATCAGTTAGACTTGGTTACAAGCTGAAGCAGGCACTTGACACAAAGCAGCAGGACAGTGCTACTGCCAGCTTGAAAG AGAATGGAACTTCTGATAGAAGGAGATCGTCAGGTTGCCGATTGCATTCAAACATGTACGCATTTACTGAAGAAGATGATGGTTGTTTCAACTGCATGTCAG GAGCTGAAAACATAGAGAAGCACCCACCCAATGGACAGATACTGCCAGAATCTGAGGTTGCTCTCCCTCTGGTGACAGTTCCCACCTCTGATTTCAGCAAGGATAATGGTGTTATGTGGGCATCATCTCCAGATCGCCTTGAGTTGCCTCCTAGGCCATTTCACCATTCTAACTGCTCTGACTCACCATGTGTCTCAGAATCTGGCTCTGACATATTTAGCAAGCGGGAAGTGATACACAAACTAAGGCAACACTTAAAAAGAAGAGATGATATGATTCTGGAGATGCAGGATCAGATTATGGAACTGCAGAATTCGCTGAATGCTCAGGTGGCACACTCAACTCACCTACAATCACAACTGGATGCTGCAAATAGAGACTTGTTCGACTCTGAGAGAGAAATCCAAAGGCTGAGGAAGGCAATTGCAGATCACTGTGTAGGATATGGTGGCACAAATAAGATGACATCAATCGATACAGTTTGGCCATCAGACATAAGAAATGGCCATGCTAATGGGTATCTTGATGTGGAGAGCAACTCAGACTCCCCTGAGAAGGGAAGGGGAGATGGGGAGAGAATTGAGATGCTGAAGAGAGAAGTAGGAGAACTAAAAGAGGTGATAGAAGGGAAAGAGTATTTGCTGCAGAGCTACAAGGAGCAGAAGCTGGAGCTTTCCATGAAGATCAAGGAGTTGCAACAGAGATTGGATTCCCAGCTCCCCAACATTTTGTAG
- the LOC121212522 gene encoding golgin subfamily A member 4 isoform X1 has protein sequence MNTRNSRVSRGQKSKNFQGEGPNWILIAGGALLSTLSVRLGYKLKQALDTKQQDSATASLKENGTSDRRRSSGCRLHSNMYAFTEEDDGCFNCMSGAENIEKHPPNGQILPESEVALPLVTVPTSDFSKDNGVMWASSPDRLELPPRPFHHSNCSDSPCVSESGSDIFSKREVIHKLRQHLKRRDDMILEMQDQIMELQNSLNAQVAHSTHLQSQLDAANRDLFDSEREIQRLRKAIADHCVGYGGTNKMTSIDTVWPSDIRNGHANGYLDVESNSDSPEKGRGDGERIEMLKREVGELKEVIEGKEYLLQSYKEQKLELSMKIKELQQRLDSQLPNIL, from the exons ATGAATACAAGAAACAGTAGGGTATCTAGGGGTCAGAAGTCAAAAAATTTTCAGGGTGAGGGGCCAAATTGGATTCTCATCGCTGGTGGTGCTTTGCTAAGTACTTTATCAGTTAGACTTGGTTACAAGCTGAAGCAGGCACTTGACACAAAGCAGCAGGACAGTGCTACTGCCAGCTTGAAAG AGAATGGAACTTCTGATAGAAGGAGATCGTCAGGTTGCCGATTGCATTCAAACATGTACGCATTTACTGAAGAAGATGATGGTTGTTTCAACTGCATGTCAG GAGCTGAAAACATAGAGAAGCACCCACCCAATGGACAGATACTGCCAGAATCTGAGGTTGCTCTCCCTCTGGTGACAGTTCCCACCTCTGATTTCAGCAAGGATAATGGTGTTATGTGGGCATCATCTCCAGATCGCCTTGAGTTGCCTCCTAGGCCATTTCACCATTCTAACTGCTCTGACTCACCATGTGTCTCAGAATCTGGCTCTGACATATTTAGCAAGCGGGAAGTGATACACAAACTAAGGCAACACTTAAAAAGAAGAGATGATATGATTCTGGAGATGCAGGATCAGATTATGGAACTGCAGAATTCGCTGAATGCTCAGGTGGCACACTCAACTCACCTACAATCACAACTGGATGCTGCAAATAGAGACTTGTTCGACTCTGAGAGAGAAATCCAAAGGCTGAGGAAGGCAATTGCAGATCACTGTGTAGGATATGGTGGCACAAATAAGATGACATCAATCGATACAGTTTGGCCATCAGACATAAGAAATGGCCATGCTAATGGGTATCTTGATGTGGAGAGCAACTCAGACTCCCCTGAGAAGGGAAGGGGAGATGGGGAGAGAATTGAGATGCTGAAGAGAGAAGTAGGAGAACTAAAAGAGGTGATAGAAGGGAAAGAGTATTTGCTGCAGAGCTACAAGGAGCAGAAGCTGGAGCTTTCCATGAAGATCAAGGAGTTGCAACAGAGATTGGATTCCCAGCTCCCCAACATTTTGTAG